In the genome of Longimicrobium sp., the window GCGTGCACCTCGTGGCCGCGCCCCACCAGGAGCGGCACCACCTGCCGCCCGATGAAGCCGCTGGCCCCGGTGACCAGGACGCGGCTCATGCGGCGAAGTCGGGGTAGGCGCGGTCGCGGGCCGAGATCACGCGCCGCTCCGCGTCGGGCCAGGCGACGGCGAACGCCGGGTCGTCCCAGCGCACCCCGCGGGCACTGGCGGGGTGGTGCGCGGCCGAGATCTGGTAGAACACCTCGGTGGCCTCGGCGAGCGTCTGGAAGCCGTGGGCGCACCCCTCGGGGACGTAGAGGGCGGCGCGGTTGGCGGCCGAGAGCTCGGCGGCCGTCCACCGGCCCCAGGTGGGCGAGCCGGGGCGCAGGTCGAGCGCCACGTCGTACACCGCCCCCGCCGTGCAGCGGACCAGCTTGGCCTCCTGGTGCGGCGCCGCCTGGTAGTGCATCCCCCGCAGCGTTCCGACGCGCGCGTTGAAGCTCACGCTGCACTGCGGGAAGCGCGTGGCGAGCCCGCGGGCCGCGAACTCGTCGGCGTCGAAGGTGCGGGCGAAGAACCCCCGCTCGTCCTCGTGCCGCTCGACCTCGACCCGCCACACCCCGGCGAGCTCCGTCTCGGTGAAGATCACGGCCGCCCCCCTACTCCACCCGGAGCTCGGGGATGGGGATGATGAAGCGCCCGCCGCGGCGCCGGTACTCGGCCTGCTGCTCCAGGATCTCGTCGGCGAAGTTCCAGGTGAGCAGCAGCACGCAGTCGGGCATCTCCTCCAGCAGGGCCTCGGGCGCCTTCACCGGCAGGTGCGTCCCCGGCGTGAAGCGCCCCTGCTTGACCACGCTCCGGTCCGCCACGAAGTCCAGCGTCTCGCGCCCGATCCCGAAGTAGTTGAGCAGCGTGCTCCCCTTGGCCGAGGCGCCGTACGCCGCGATCCGCTTCCCCTCGCGCTTCAGCCCGTCCAGCATCCCCCGCAGCTCGCGCCGGAGCGCCTCCACCCGCTCGCCGAAGCCCAGGTAGAAGTCGGGGCGGTCCACCCCCCATTCCTGCTCCTCGGCCAGGAGGCGGCGGACGGAATCGGCGGGAACGGGCCTGTCGGCGGCCGGGAA includes:
- the rfbC gene encoding dTDP-4-dehydrorhamnose 3,5-epimerase; amino-acid sequence: MIFTETELAGVWRVEVERHEDERGFFARTFDADEFAARGLATRFPQCSVSFNARVGTLRGMHYQAAPHQEAKLVRCTAGAVYDVALDLRPGSPTWGRWTAAELSAANRAALYVPEGCAHGFQTLAEATEVFYQISAAHHPASARGVRWDDPAFAVAWPDAERRVISARDRAYPDFAA